The following proteins come from a genomic window of Flavobacterium crocinum:
- a CDS encoding aminotransferase class V-fold PLP-dependent enzyme, with protein sequence MLDIQKIRADFPILSQTVNGKPLVYFDNGATSQKPQVVIDAEVKYYNEINANIHRGVHTLSQLATDAYEISRGKVKDHINAKHAHEVLFTSGTTHGINLVANGFASILKPGDEVVVSSLEHHSNIVPWQMLCEKTGATLKVIPIDENGELIISEFDALLSDKTKIVTVNHISNALGVINPIKYIIDKAHAVGAAVLIDGAQAVPHLKPNVQELDCDFYAFSGHKMCGPTGTGILYGKEEWLNKLPPYQGGGEMIKEVTFEKTTYAELPHKFEAGTPNIAGGIVLGTAIDYLNEIGFDKIHEYENELLEHATKRLNEIEGIRIYGNTKNKASVVSFNIDGIHPYDVGSIIDKLGIAVRTGHHCAQPIMNFFCIPGTIRASFSFYNTKEEIDLMVDAVKKAQTMLS encoded by the coding sequence ATGCTAGATATTCAAAAAATAAGAGCTGATTTCCCGATACTTTCACAAACTGTAAACGGAAAGCCATTAGTATATTTCGACAACGGAGCTACTTCGCAAAAACCACAAGTTGTGATTGATGCAGAAGTAAAATATTATAACGAAATCAACGCTAACATTCACCGTGGCGTTCACACTTTAAGCCAGTTAGCTACTGATGCTTACGAAATTTCACGCGGAAAAGTAAAAGACCATATCAACGCAAAACATGCTCATGAAGTGCTTTTTACTTCGGGAACAACACACGGAATCAATTTAGTTGCAAACGGTTTTGCTTCGATTTTAAAACCTGGTGATGAAGTGGTAGTTTCTTCTTTGGAACATCACAGTAATATTGTGCCTTGGCAGATGTTATGCGAAAAAACCGGAGCAACTTTAAAAGTAATTCCAATTGATGAAAATGGTGAATTAATCATTTCAGAATTTGATGCTTTACTTTCGGACAAAACGAAAATCGTTACTGTAAATCATATTTCAAATGCATTGGGGGTAATCAATCCAATCAAATATATCATTGATAAAGCGCATGCTGTTGGAGCTGCAGTTTTAATTGACGGTGCGCAGGCAGTTCCGCATTTAAAACCAAATGTTCAGGAGTTAGATTGCGATTTTTATGCTTTTTCTGGCCATAAAATGTGCGGTCCAACAGGAACTGGAATTCTTTACGGAAAAGAAGAATGGCTAAATAAACTTCCTCCTTATCAAGGTGGTGGCGAAATGATTAAAGAAGTTACTTTCGAAAAAACAACTTACGCAGAACTTCCTCATAAATTTGAAGCCGGAACGCCAAACATCGCGGGCGGAATTGTTTTAGGAACTGCAATTGATTATTTAAACGAAATTGGTTTTGATAAAATTCATGAATACGAAAATGAATTATTAGAACACGCAACAAAACGTCTTAACGAAATTGAAGGCATTAGAATTTACGGAAACACAAAAAATAAAGCTTCTGTAGTTTCGTTTAATATTGATGGAATTCATCCGTATGATGTTGGTTCTATTATAGATAAACTTGGAATCGCCGTTAGAACCGGACATCATTGTGCACAGCCAATTATGAATTTCTTCTGTATTCCGGGAACGATTCGTGCTTCGTTTTCTTTCTATAATACAAAAGAAGAAATTGATTTAATGGTTGATGCAGTTAAGAAAGCCCAAACTATGTTAAGCTAA
- a CDS encoding serine hydrolase domain-containing protein gives MKKFLKVLLLVVVLAFLYFGFTTYPKLDLISGFSAKSVASGHFIDNRPLDLIQKTDNDIDMIDLAKNSIDDAGKFAISSVYGLKERKAIYREGLGATLINDNYDLSKPYLLPKRTKLENNLPFPYGNKEPKDTAFSNVDYSKLKKAVDNAFDKTGARIKRTRAVVVLYKDHLIAEKYDTGFNKDSKILGWSMTKSITSSAFGVLAKQGKIDIYKPAPVAEWKNDERKIITLNDLLHMNSGLEWEENYSTICDATKMLFQAEDMGKVQLEKPAQFKPNTHWNYSSGTTNLLSLILRRQFKTQQEYLDFWYSAVIDKIGMNSMIVEQDMSGTFVGSSYGWATPRDWSKFGLLYLHKGNWNGEQILDESWVKYTATPTNTSEGKYGAQFWLNAGGKFPDVPRDMFYCSGYQGQMVAIIPSLDMVIVRMGVREEEPGFDFNGFLKGIISSVKK, from the coding sequence ATGAAAAAATTTCTCAAAGTACTATTGCTTGTAGTGGTTCTCGCTTTTTTGTATTTCGGATTTACGACCTATCCGAAGCTTGATTTGATTTCCGGTTTCTCTGCAAAAAGTGTAGCTTCCGGACATTTTATAGACAATCGACCGTTGGATTTAATCCAAAAAACAGACAATGATATCGACATGATTGATTTGGCGAAAAATTCAATTGATGATGCAGGAAAATTTGCTATTTCTTCTGTTTACGGACTTAAAGAAAGAAAAGCCATTTATCGCGAAGGTTTGGGAGCAACTTTGATTAATGATAATTATGATCTTTCAAAACCTTATCTGCTTCCTAAAAGAACGAAGCTCGAAAACAATCTTCCTTTCCCGTACGGAAATAAGGAACCAAAAGATACTGCATTTTCTAACGTTGATTATTCAAAACTGAAAAAAGCGGTTGATAATGCTTTTGATAAAACGGGTGCAAGAATTAAAAGAACTCGTGCTGTTGTGGTTTTGTATAAAGATCATTTAATTGCCGAAAAATACGATACAGGTTTTAATAAAGACAGTAAAATTCTGGGTTGGTCAATGACTAAAAGTATTACAAGTTCCGCTTTTGGAGTTTTGGCAAAACAAGGAAAAATTGATATTTATAAACCTGCTCCAGTTGCAGAATGGAAAAATGATGAACGCAAAATTATTACGCTTAATGATCTTCTTCATATGAATTCCGGTTTAGAATGGGAAGAGAATTACAGTACGATTTGTGATGCTACAAAAATGCTTTTTCAGGCTGAAGATATGGGGAAAGTGCAGTTGGAAAAACCAGCTCAATTTAAGCCCAACACACATTGGAATTATTCATCTGGAACAACAAACTTATTGTCTTTAATTTTAAGAAGACAATTTAAAACACAGCAAGAATATCTTGATTTTTGGTACAGCGCCGTAATCGATAAAATCGGAATGAACTCGATGATTGTCGAGCAAGATATGTCAGGAACTTTCGTAGGTTCATCTTACGGATGGGCAACACCAAGAGATTGGTCAAAATTTGGATTATTATATCTGCACAAAGGAAACTGGAACGGTGAGCAAATTCTAGACGAAAGCTGGGTAAAATATACAGCAACGCCAACAAATACTTCTGAAGGAAAATATGGAGCTCAATTTTGGCTAAACGCCGGAGGGAAATTCCCGGATGTTCCGCGTGATATGTTTTATTGCAGTGGATACCAAGGGCAAATGGTGGCGATTATTCCGTCTTTAGATATGGTGATTGTGAGAATGGGAGTAAGGGAAGAAGAGCCTGGATTTGATTTTAATGGGTTTTTGAAGGGGATAATTTCTTCAGTAAAAAAATAA
- the sufD gene encoding Fe-S cluster assembly protein SufD, producing the protein MDLKEKLVSSFMAFEERVDVHSDLHDIRTNALKNFENKGFPTKKEEAWKYTSLNAILKNDFTVFPKQENAIEFNQVKKYFLHEIDTYKLVFIDGVFSSHLSSTTHDGIDVCLMSSALTKPKYKMVIDTYFNQIASKDDSLTSLNTAFAIEGAFINIPKKKVADKPIEIMYFSTGNESALMVQPRNLVIVGENSHVQIIERHQSLNENPVLTNSVTEIFAQKRAIVDYYKIQNDNSEANLIDNTYVSQQQESHAYVHTFSFGGNLTRNNLNFYHFGERLTSTLNGISILNDKQHVDHYTLVNHAQPNCESFQDYKGIFSDRSTGVFNGKVLVEKEAQKTNAFQKSNNILLSDKATINAKPQLEIFADDVKCSHGCTVGQLDETAMFYMQSRGIPKKEAKALLMYAFSNAVIESIKIPELKQRITKIIAMKLGVNLGFDL; encoded by the coding sequence ATGGATTTAAAAGAAAAATTAGTATCGTCTTTTATGGCTTTTGAGGAGCGTGTCGATGTACATTCAGATTTACATGACATACGCACAAATGCTTTAAAAAACTTCGAAAATAAAGGTTTCCCAACCAAAAAAGAAGAAGCTTGGAAATACACATCGCTAAACGCCATCTTAAAAAATGACTTTACGGTTTTTCCTAAGCAGGAAAATGCAATCGAATTCAATCAGGTAAAAAAATACTTTTTACACGAAATTGATACTTATAAATTAGTATTTATTGATGGGGTTTTCAGTTCGCATTTGTCTTCTACAACGCATGACGGAATCGATGTTTGCTTAATGTCATCGGCATTAACAAAACCAAAATATAAAATGGTTATTGATACGTACTTCAACCAAATTGCAAGTAAAGATGATAGTTTAACTTCATTGAATACTGCATTTGCCATTGAAGGTGCTTTTATCAATATTCCAAAGAAAAAAGTTGCTGATAAACCAATTGAGATCATGTATTTCTCAACTGGAAACGAGTCTGCTTTAATGGTTCAGCCAAGAAATTTGGTTATTGTAGGTGAAAATTCACATGTTCAAATTATCGAGCGTCACCAAAGTTTGAATGAAAATCCAGTTTTAACTAATTCGGTTACAGAGATTTTTGCTCAAAAACGTGCAATTGTTGATTATTACAAAATTCAAAACGATAATAGCGAAGCGAATTTAATTGACAATACTTATGTTTCTCAACAACAGGAAAGTCATGCTTATGTGCACACTTTCTCTTTTGGAGGAAACTTGACTCGTAACAACTTAAACTTTTACCATTTTGGAGAAAGATTAACAAGTACGTTAAACGGAATTTCGATCTTAAATGACAAACAACACGTTGACCATTATACTTTGGTAAATCACGCACAGCCAAACTGCGAGAGCTTCCAGGATTATAAAGGAATTTTCTCTGATCGTTCAACTGGAGTTTTCAACGGAAAAGTTTTGGTTGAAAAAGAAGCTCAAAAAACAAACGCTTTCCAAAAAAGCAACAATATTTTATTGAGTGACAAAGCAACGATTAACGCAAAACCGCAATTAGAGATTTTTGCTGATGACGTAAAATGTTCTCACGGATGTACGGTTGGACAGCTTGACGAAACAGCAATGTTCTACATGCAGTCACGAGGAATCCCTAAAAAAGAAGCTAAAGCTTTATTAATGTACGCATTCTCAAATGCCGTTATCGAAAGCATCAAAATACCAGAATTAAAACAAAGAATTACTAAAATCATTGCCATGAAATTAGGCGTGAATTTAGGATTTGATTTGTAG
- the sufC gene encoding Fe-S cluster assembly ATPase SufC, whose translation MLSIKNLHAAIGDKEILKGINIEVKAGEVHAIMGPNGSGKSTLSAVIAGNENYEVTDGEVILDGEDLADLAPEERAHKGVFLSFQYPVEIPGVSVTNFMKTAINETRKANGQEEMPANEMLKVIREKSELLEIDRKFLSRSLNEGFSGGEKKRNEIFQMAMLEPKLAILDETDSGLDIDALRIVANGVNKLKSDKNAIIVITHYQRLLDYIVPDFVHVLYNGRIVKSGGKELAYELEEKGYDWIKAEN comes from the coding sequence ATGTTATCAATAAAAAACCTTCACGCCGCAATTGGTGATAAAGAAATCCTTAAAGGAATTAATATAGAAGTTAAAGCTGGAGAAGTTCACGCGATAATGGGACCAAACGGTTCTGGAAAAAGTACACTTTCTGCTGTTATTGCAGGAAATGAAAATTATGAAGTTACAGACGGAGAAGTAATTCTTGACGGAGAAGATCTTGCTGATTTAGCTCCTGAAGAGAGAGCACATAAAGGTGTTTTCCTTTCTTTTCAATATCCGGTAGAAATTCCTGGAGTTAGTGTAACTAACTTTATGAAAACTGCAATCAACGAAACTCGTAAAGCAAACGGGCAGGAAGAAATGCCTGCTAACGAAATGCTGAAAGTAATTCGTGAGAAATCTGAATTATTAGAAATTGACCGTAAATTTCTTTCTCGTTCTTTAAACGAAGGGTTTTCCGGAGGAGAGAAAAAAAGAAACGAAATTTTCCAAATGGCAATGTTAGAGCCAAAATTAGCGATCCTTGATGAAACAGATTCTGGCCTTGATATCGATGCTTTAAGAATTGTAGCAAATGGTGTAAACAAATTGAAAAGCGACAAAAACGCAATCATTGTGATCACGCACTACCAACGTTTGTTAGATTATATCGTTCCTGATTTCGTTCACGTTCTTTACAACGGAAGAATCGTAAAATCTGGAGGAAAAGAATTGGCTTACGAATTAGAAGAAAAAGGATACGACTGGATTAAAGCAGAAAACTAG
- a CDS encoding Txe/YoeB family addiction module toxin yields MEIVFSTKAKNDLAFWSKSGNKKILKKISELLRAIQESPFEGIGKPEPLKYNLSGVWSRRIDQEHRLIYEIIDENTIEILNIISLKGHYE; encoded by the coding sequence GTGGAAATAGTTTTTTCAACTAAAGCAAAAAATGATTTAGCTTTTTGGAGTAAATCGGGAAATAAAAAAATTCTGAAGAAAATTTCTGAATTATTAAGAGCAATTCAAGAAAGTCCTTTTGAAGGTATTGGAAAACCTGAGCCTTTAAAATATAACCTATCAGGAGTATGGTCTCGGAGAATCGATCAGGAGCATCGATTGATTTATGAAATTATAGATGAAAACACAATAGAAATATTAAACATTATTTCCCTGAAAGGACATTACGAATAA
- a CDS encoding DUF2683 family protein: MDIILKNVKKEDFPVFQSLAKSLGFEIVEENEKPYNPEFVKEILEAREELKQGKGTKMTLEEIDKLWK, encoded by the coding sequence ATGGATATCATCTTAAAAAATGTAAAGAAGGAAGATTTTCCGGTTTTTCAATCACTGGCCAAATCTCTTGGTTTTGAAATTGTTGAAGAAAACGAAAAACCATATAATCCTGAATTTGTAAAAGAGATTCTTGAAGCAAGAGAAGAACTTAAACAAGGTAAAGGGACTAAAATGACTTTAGAAGAAATAGATAAACTGTGGAAATAG
- the sufB gene encoding Fe-S cluster assembly protein SufB → MSKYTEDDLKIELETKEYEYGFYTNIESETFPIGLNEEIVRAISLKKEEPEWMTEWRIEAFRAWKEMIEPEWANVQYEKPDFQAISYYSAPKQVDPNKTLDDVDPELLEMYKKLGISVDEQKMMNNVAMDIVVDSVSVATTFKKTLAEKGIIFCPISEAIKEHPELVKKYLGTVVPQKDNFYAALNSAVFSDGSFCYIPKGVKCPMELSTYFRINQAGTGQFERTLVIADEGSYVSYLEGCTAPSRDENQLHAAVVELIALDDAEIKYSTVQNWFPGNKEGKGGVYNFVTKRGLCETNAKISWTQVETGSAVTWKYPSCVLKGDNSVGEFYSIAVTNNFQQADTGTKMIHLGKNTKSTIISKGISAGKSQNSYRGLVQISPRAENARNFSQCDSLLMGNNCGAHTFPYIESKNPSAKIEHEATTSKIGEDQVFYCNQRGIPTEKAIALIVNGFSKDVLNKLPMEFAVEAQKLLEISLEGSVG, encoded by the coding sequence ATGAGCAAATACACCGAAGACGATTTAAAAATCGAACTGGAAACTAAAGAATATGAATACGGATTTTATACCAATATAGAATCTGAAACTTTCCCTATTGGCTTAAACGAAGAGATTGTAAGAGCTATTTCTCTTAAAAAAGAAGAACCTGAATGGATGACCGAATGGCGCATCGAGGCTTTCCGTGCCTGGAAAGAAATGATCGAGCCGGAATGGGCAAACGTACAATACGAAAAACCAGACTTTCAGGCTATCTCTTACTATTCTGCTCCAAAACAAGTAGATCCTAATAAAACTCTGGACGACGTTGATCCGGAATTATTAGAGATGTACAAAAAGTTAGGAATTTCTGTTGATGAGCAAAAAATGATGAACAATGTCGCTATGGATATTGTTGTCGATTCTGTTTCTGTTGCCACAACTTTCAAGAAAACTTTAGCTGAAAAAGGAATTATTTTCTGTCCAATTTCTGAAGCTATCAAAGAACATCCTGAATTAGTAAAAAAATATTTAGGAACTGTTGTACCTCAAAAAGACAACTTCTACGCAGCATTAAACTCAGCAGTTTTCTCTGACGGAAGTTTCTGTTATATTCCAAAAGGCGTAAAATGTCCAATGGAACTTTCAACTTACTTTAGAATCAATCAGGCAGGAACCGGACAGTTCGAAAGAACTTTGGTTATTGCTGATGAAGGAAGCTACGTTTCTTATCTTGAAGGATGTACTGCTCCAAGCCGTGACGAAAATCAATTACACGCTGCTGTGGTTGAATTAATTGCTTTGGATGATGCTGAAATTAAATATTCTACCGTTCAAAACTGGTTCCCTGGAAACAAAGAAGGAAAAGGTGGAGTTTACAACTTTGTAACCAAAAGAGGTTTATGTGAAACAAACGCTAAAATTTCTTGGACACAAGTTGAAACAGGTTCTGCCGTAACCTGGAAATATCCTTCATGTGTATTAAAAGGAGATAATTCAGTAGGAGAATTTTATTCTATCGCTGTAACCAATAATTTCCAACAAGCAGATACTGGAACTAAAATGATCCATTTAGGAAAAAACACTAAATCGACTATTATTTCCAAAGGTATTTCGGCTGGAAAATCACAAAATAGCTACCGTGGTTTAGTTCAAATCTCGCCAAGAGCTGAGAACGCAAGAAACTTTTCTCAGTGCGATTCTTTGTTAATGGGTAATAACTGTGGAGCTCATACTTTCCCTTACATTGAAAGTAAAAATCCATCAGCAAAAATCGAGCACGAAGCAACTACAAGTAAAATTGGAGAAGATCAGGTTTTCTATTGCAACCAAAGAGGTATTCCGACTGAAAAAGCGATTGCCTTAATTGTAAATGGTTTCAGTAAAGATGTCTTGAACAAACTTCCAATGGAATTTGCTGTTGAAGCTCAAAAATTATTAGAGATTTCTTTAGAAGGATCTGTAGGGTAA
- a CDS encoding HesB/IscA family protein — protein MIKVSDTAKKKIIDLMKDDGFDAAHDYVRVGVKSGGCSGLSYELKFDKTKNEDDKVFVDNDISIAVEKKSFLYLAGTILEFSGGLNGKGFVFNNPNASRTCGCGESFSL, from the coding sequence ATGATAAAAGTTTCTGATACTGCCAAAAAGAAAATCATCGACTTAATGAAAGACGACGGTTTTGATGCTGCGCACGACTACGTAAGAGTTGGTGTTAAAAGCGGCGGATGCTCTGGTTTATCATATGAATTAAAATTTGATAAAACCAAAAACGAAGACGATAAAGTGTTCGTAGACAACGATATATCTATCGCTGTAGAAAAAAAATCTTTTCTTTATTTAGCTGGAACAATTTTAGAATTCTCTGGCGGATTAAACGGAAAAGGATTTGTTTTCAATAATCCAAATGCAAGCAGAACTTGCGGATGCGGAGAATCATTCTCTCTTTAG
- a CDS encoding MBL fold metallo-hydrolase — protein sequence MKLYPIESGNFKLDGGAMFGVVPKTIWNKTNPADANNLIDIAARCLLIEDGNRLILIDTGMGDKQSEKFFGYYSLWGSHSLDKSLAKYGFSRDDITDVFMTHLHFDHCGGSVQWNADKTGYEPAFKNAKFWTNENHWEWATKPNAREKASFLSENILPMQESGQLNFIERPESDFGFSKELNFDIYYVDGHTEKQMIPYIKYQDKTIVFCADLLATAGHIPLPYVMGYDTRPLLTMPEKSKFLNLAADQNHYLFLEHDAHNQIITVEHTEKGVRLKEVFTCEEIL from the coding sequence ATGAAACTTTACCCAATTGAATCCGGAAATTTTAAATTAGACGGAGGCGCTATGTTTGGCGTTGTTCCAAAAACAATCTGGAACAAAACAAATCCTGCCGATGCTAATAATTTGATTGATATTGCTGCGCGCTGTTTATTGATCGAAGACGGAAATCGGTTAATTTTGATTGATACAGGAATGGGAGATAAACAATCAGAAAAGTTTTTTGGTTATTATTCGCTTTGGGGATCTCATTCTTTAGATAAATCTTTGGCAAAATATGGTTTCAGTCGAGATGATATTACGGATGTTTTTATGACACATCTGCATTTTGATCATTGCGGAGGAAGTGTACAGTGGAATGCTGATAAAACGGGTTACGAACCCGCTTTTAAGAATGCAAAATTCTGGACCAATGAAAATCATTGGGAATGGGCGACAAAGCCTAATGCAAGAGAAAAAGCTTCTTTTTTATCTGAAAATATTCTGCCAATGCAAGAAAGCGGACAATTAAATTTTATTGAAAGACCTGAATCTGATTTTGGGTTTTCAAAAGAATTAAATTTCGACATTTATTATGTAGATGGCCACACCGAAAAGCAAATGATTCCTTACATAAAATACCAGGATAAAACGATTGTTTTTTGTGCCGATTTGTTAGCGACAGCGGGGCATATTCCGTTGCCGTATGTGATGGGCTACGATACAAGACCTTTGCTGACAATGCCGGAAAAATCAAAGTTCCTGAATTTAGCTGCAGATCAAAATCATTATTTGTTTCTGGAACACGATGCACACAATCAAATCATAACAGTTGAACATACAGAAAAAGGAGTTCGATTAAAAGAGGTTTTTACCTGCGAAGAGATTCTTTAA
- a CDS encoding glycoside hydrolase family 78 protein produces MKNSIFLSIICLVFAACGSGGGDDPVNPPAANTAPTVPVLAAPADNKLCLDNNVSFQWNASTDEQKDAIVYQIQIAKDNGFAQIVNTLDNSSLSTSALALEKNTAYYWRVKATDSKGLSSAYSSTFKFYTAGTAVVNHLPFAPELIAPEINAAIGTSSANLTWNASDVDTADILTYDVYFGTANPPTAKVSENASSKSFAVTLQPTTQYYWRIVVKDNKGGETVGQVWKFKTN; encoded by the coding sequence TTAGTATTTGCAGCCTGTGGAAGCGGGGGCGGAGACGATCCTGTTAATCCGCCTGCAGCAAACACAGCTCCTACTGTACCAGTATTAGCTGCTCCTGCTGACAATAAATTATGCTTAGATAACAATGTTTCTTTTCAGTGGAATGCTTCGACTGACGAACAAAAAGATGCAATCGTATATCAGATCCAAATTGCAAAAGATAACGGGTTTGCTCAAATCGTGAATACGCTTGACAATTCCTCTCTTTCAACAAGTGCTTTAGCATTGGAGAAAAATACAGCTTATTACTGGAGAGTTAAAGCAACTGATAGCAAAGGTTTGTCTAGCGCCTATTCTTCAACATTTAAGTTTTATACTGCCGGAACAGCTGTAGTAAATCATTTACCTTTTGCGCCGGAATTGATTGCTCCTGAAATAAACGCAGCCATTGGTACTTCATCTGCAAATCTAACCTGGAATGCTTCTGATGTTGATACTGCGGATATTTTGACTTATGATGTTTATTTTGGAACTGCAAATCCGCCAACAGCTAAAGTAAGTGAGAATGCAAGTTCAAAATCATTTGCGGTTACACTTCAACCTACAACACAATATTACTGGAGAATTGTTGTCAAAGACAATAAAGGTGGTGAAACTGTAGGTCAGGTTTGGAAGTTTAAGACAAACTAA